In the Populus nigra chromosome 2, ddPopNigr1.1, whole genome shotgun sequence genome, taatagagACTTCCAAGTCGGTTAGGCCACGATTGAATCAGGCCTCCAATGACTTTTATGTTAAGCCCTAACCAAGCTTTATTGGATTTGTTCACTTTACccatcacattttttttctcttctctttctcctcATGTTTTATcacttgtttctttttatttttctatttttccatCAAGTGGAGCTATACAAGTTATAGCTTTATTTATGCTTCAACTATAATCACCACCCTACTATAGGGCTCATGCTATATCATAATGACGGGGTACACTATGTAGTAGAATTGTTGTTGCCTTCCAGGTAATTAGCTTAAGGGAggggttttttttctcatctcaagacaaaaaaaaaaaaaaaaaaaacccaactctCTCAACCCATTGTTTTTACATAAtatctacataaaaaaaaaaccctaaattaactTTAGCAATGGAAGATTTTTTCTTACAGGTAACACCCAATCCAACCTGTTATTGTTTGTAAAGAAAGTCCAAATACAGTGAAGTTTTTTCGAACTTCAACGTTTACCGACGGGGTCGACTAGTTTAAGAAAAGAATCGCAGGTGCTagcaaaaatgcattttttactGAATGGAAAAGGAGCTTTTATGAAACACGTTACCCACCCGACATTATAGCTTTTAAGATGGAGTTTCGTCGAGCTTCTTTTGTAGCTTTGGAAGCATATTCCTTCTAGTAATGAGAGTTTATCTCTCAACTTTTTCCTGTAAGACAAAAAGATTATCAGGAAACCAGAGGCATGAAAACCAATGGAAGAAAGATGCCTAAGTTACTGTGGAGAGCATCAAGattacaacaaaataaataaaataaaaattgtcgtCTGAAGGGCCAATGGGTACCCAACCACAGCAAGCTTCGTACCAAGGCAGCCATGAAAAGCATGAGGGTAACAGAGAACGACGGGACAAGGAAGGCTCTTAACATGAGTTTATCCCATTTATTGAGTTTTTCCCATTTCTGCTTTTGCACTTCCAAGTTGCGCCTGTATGTTAAGCAGGTCTGTGATCGTGTGATCAAAACGTCAACATATTAATTGGCGCATGTGTACTGATCATGCTAATTGCTACAGCAACAAGCATTTTAATGCAAACTTGGGCATACATGTGAACTGACTTAGAAGAATTTGCACCTGGTTCAAAAATTGTGGGTTTTATGATAAAACATGAACTTTCAAGGAAGTCTGAAATGTTGATTCTGATTTTTCACATAATACTTATGAATATTTTTGTCAtcgaatttgaataaaatataataaaagattcACTGGATTCAAATCCAACGGCCATTAGACCATAGACATATTGCAGAGATGCAAGGAGTATCGGCATTGTAGCGGTCCTGAACTTGCAAGCAAAGTTAAGAAATGGACATCAAGCTGAATCTGATGCCTTACTTGTTGCTTATGAAGTCCTCGAACTGCACTATCATTATCGGAATGTGTGGAACAGCTAGAAAGTCTCATATAAGCTGTGCCAGTCAGATTCTAGCTTTATAGAGAAAAAATGAGAACAAAAAAGAAGGGAATATGATCCCTCACCATCacatcattttgaaaaatttagaaagttCTCTCTCTTTGCAATTGATAGGAATCTCTGGCCTCAAATTTTCTTGCAAGTGCAACATGTTTTCACACGAGAATCACAAGGATAGGGCtctagatattattatttgcagACCAAACTAAAGTGCTTCAAGCCCTCAATTTCTCCTTCAGATTCCAGTTTATGCTGATATAAAATCCAAGCCCTTCGACCCACTTAAACTGCAGTTGTCTCGAGACATTTTAACTCATATCTGTGGACGGAAACCTTATTCTTTATTTGGTATCTTTCACAAACACCATGGAAAggaacagcaacagcaacagctgCCCTAAGGTTGTGtatgaaaaaatatacaaagcTGTTACTGTCTCTCCAGCTTTCCAAGCAGTTCGCCGCATCTCAAGTCGCCCACGAGATCCCAGGCCTGATAGCCCTGCTCCAAAttcttcaccaccaccaccaccaccacctttttctaagaaaatcattgataacCAACCCCAGACATATTCTCCAAAAAAACATCGCAAGTCAGCAGAAAGTGCCAAAAGGCATGACACGCCTAGAAATAGAGAAGCAGCAGAAACGGTTCCTGTCAACTTCGATTTTCAAAGCCAGAGTATTCCAGCAAATGGGAAATCCAAGTCAACCACTCCACATCCTCCCATTCCAAAGACCACCCAAGTCGCTTCCAGGGTTATTGAACCTGAAGCTAAAACATCTAGCATGGCTGTTGTACAGAGTCCAAGCCAAGGAAACAGGGCCAATCATCCCAAGCTTGAATCACCTCAACATAATAAGCTGGAAGAAGGTAATGATAAACCAGGGATGCACATTGAAGATAGGTTCACCGACTACATCAAACGCGCAAGGATTAAGATCAGGACTTTGTCAAATGCTGGGCATGAAAAACAACATGCTAGTCCAGGACAAGATAAGTTCACGGATTACATTAACCGTGCCAAGGTTAAGCTTAGAACTACATCAAGTATTGGCGGTGGAAAGTCTTAACTCTTTTTAGTGAAGATCAAGATGGAGACTTGGGCAACTTGACTTTCGTTTAAGAGTATGGTGGGATGAATAAATTGAGATGGGTTTCGTAATTGTGAGAGAATTACCTATATATGTTGTGGAGGCCTGCATAAGCACCTGTTTCTATgcaggccatgtttgttttcttctatTGTGTGGCGTTGCATTTCAAGCTCCCAAGTATTCTTGGTGCAAGAGGATCAACAACATAGGGCATACCCTATTCTGTTTGCTATTATGAGATGATGGTTGTGTTATTAAATCAAATAGACTTTCTAAAGTCTACGTTGTTGCatatgttccttttttttttcaattgtgaaGCGAATATTTGTTTAATCTTCGTgcctcttttattatttatttcagtaTTGATTCCATTTTTCATTCTTCTTACCAACAATTAATGGCATTCCCAGCAGTGCTTGGTGCCTGGGGGTGTTGTAAAATTAAGTTTGCAGAATGAGTAAAGGGAAATTATGCGGTATAATTCATTTGACATGAATTCcagttaaatataaaatataagtaaCTGAaagctagaaaataaaatgacatttattCCCACAATTAACAGCACTTAATAATCAAGGGTTTCctaatgaataagaaaaaaaaaaccaacagtcTTCTTAACTGATAGGAATTTATTGAATTACAAAAAACAGCTAAAATCTTAACACCCTCCCTTAAACTAAATGCTATCTATGCAGTCAGTTTAAAGAAAGGATTTGAACATACTCTAAGCAATCCACGCAACTTCTCAAATGCTTTCAGTTTTAGAGATTTAGTCAGGATATCTGCAACTTGATCTTCACTTCGACAATAAACCAGATCAATGATTTTTTCGGTTACAAGATTATGAAGAAAATAGTACCTCACATCTATATGCTTACTTCTTCCATGTAAAACTGGATTCCTGGAGAGTTTGATAGTTGAACTATTATCAAAATGAATCACAGTAGGCTCATGTTGATAAAACTGTAATTCTTCAAGAATCCTTCTCAACCAAATTATTTGACATGCAGAAGTTGCTACAGCTACGAACTCTGCTTCAGTTGTGGACAGTGTAACAACTTGTTGCTTCTTTGATGCCCATGATATGGCACCTGAACCCATCATAAACACATGGCCTGATGTACTTCGCCTATCATCTAAATCACCAGCATAATCGCTGTCAGTGAAACCAGACAGAATAGATCCTTCATTTTTCTTGTAGAAAATACTGAAATATGTAGTTCCTTTCAAGTAATGAAACACTCTTTTAGCAGCTTTGAGATGCAGCTCTGTTGGTTTTTCCATATACCTGCTAATCAGATACACCGCATACATAATATCAGGTTGGGTGGCtgtcaaatacattaaacttcCAACAATTTGTTTGAAGTAGGTACTATCAATCCTCTCTCCATCAAGATCTTTTGAGAGCTTCAATCCTGGTTCAGTTGGAGTCCCAACTGGATTACAATTCTCCATGTGAAACCTTTCCAAAACCTCTTGAGCATATTTCTTTTGCCCAATAAAGAATCCGGTAACTGTTTGTGTTACTTCTAtaccaagaaaatatttcatctttCCTAGATCAGTCATGTCAAAATCAGCCATCATAGAattcttaaaatcaataaaCATAGTCTCATCATTGCCCGTGAAAATaagatcatcaacatatatGCAAACTATCAAAATTTTACCCTCTTCTTTAGACTTGATGAATAGAGTGTGCTCATATGGATATTTGTTGAAACCTGCCTTTTCAAAGTATGCTTCTATACAACTATACCAGGCTCGAGGTGCCTGTTTCAGTCCATATAAAGCCTTCTTCAATTTATAAACCTTATGTTCATCACCTTTTATCAGATATCCGTGGGGCTGCTCAATGTAAACTTGCTCAATTAGTTCACCATTAAGGAAAGCTgatttcacatcaagttggaAAATAGGCTATGAGTTTTGTGCAGCTAATGAAACAACCAGCCGAATTGTATCTTGTCTTGCAACAGGTGCAAAAATCTCTTGATAATCAACTCCATACTCTTGATTGTAGCCTTTCACAACCAGCCTTGCTTTGAACTTGTCAATTTCTCCTTTTTCATTCAGCTTTATCTTATAAATCCATTTTACACCAATGATTTTTTGCCCTTCAGGAAGATCGGTTAACTCCTAAGTCTCATTCTTCTCTATAGCTTGGATCTCTGCATCCATGGCTCTTTTCCACATTTCTTCTTTCACTGCTTTTGTAAACAATATAGGATCGGAGCCTGCAAATAAAGCAAAATGAACAGTAGTTTCTTCATCAGATAATTCATCTCCACTCACATAATCTGTCATCCAAAATGGTCTTTTCCTTGCCATTGTGGTTCTGAGTTAGACGCCTAATTTTCATTTAGAATTGAAGCACTTGCTGAGAACATTGGTGAGACTTCTCCAACGAACTGACTAGGAAGCTGCCATTGTGATTCAGGCTCTTGACTTTCAAGAGGAGATTGCAATGGTTGTTTAATTTCTCCGCCAACTTCCTCTAGATCAATTAAACTTTATTGTTGTTCGGTACTGCTCCAGTCCCATGTGTTTTCTTCATCAAACAGAATGTCTCGGCTAATGATTATTTTCTTGGTAATGGGATTATATAACTTGTACGCCTTGGATTCTTCACTAACCCCAATAAAGATACACTTCACACTTTTATTATCAAGCTTTGTTCTCCTTTTATCTGGAACATGTGCATATGTTATACACCCGAAGATTCTGAAGTGATTAACTGATGGCTTGACTTTACTCCAAGCTTCTTGTGGCGTTATGTTTTTTACAGCAAGGGTAAGACTTCGGTTGAGTACATGAACACTCCAATTGACTGCTTTTGGCCAAAAAGTCTTTGGAAtacttttttttaccaacatgtTTCGTACCATGTTCATAATCGTTTGATTCTTTCTTTCTGCCACGTCATTTTGTTACGGTGTGTATGTATGCAGCAGTAAGTTGCTTGTGTATTCCATGTAATTCAcaaaaacttgcaaaattatGTGAGTTAAATTCACCACCAAGATCCGTAAGAAGGGCCTGAATATACTTGCCAAATTCCTTTTCGACACGAGCCTTaaagcttttaaaaataataaaagcttCAGATTTATCTTGCAAGAAATAAACCCATGTTTTTCgactataatcatcaataaaggtAATGAAGTACCTTTTGTTTCCATTCGATGTTGGATTGATTGGTCCACAAATATTTGAATGAACCAACTGTAAGATTTGCTCAGCTCTCCATGCTTTTCCTTGCGGGAAAGAATCACGATGTTGTTTACCAACAATACAATCTTCACACATTTCTGTAGGACAATTAATTTTAGGCAGTCCTTCCACCATGTTTTTCTCATGTAAGGTTTTCAAGCCTTTGAAACTCAAATGACCATAACGAAGATGTCACAGCCATGTTGAATCTTGCATTTTTGTTGAGAGACACTTCTGGATGTCATCCTGAAAGTGCAAAGGGAACATAAGATTGGTTGTCATTTTTGGTTCTGCTATTAAACCCTTATCTGGATGATGAATTTGACACTGGCTTTGttggatgatgatgatataaCCCTTCTCTTGCAGTTGGCCCATACTAATGAGATTACTTTTCAAATCTGGGACATAAAACACACTAGTAATTGTCTGCACAATGTTGTTTTCATATGGAATTTGATATCCCCTTTCCCCATGACAGACATGCAAGAGTTGTTCCCAAGTTTCACAGTTTCTCTAAATGTTTCATCCAAGTCATAAAACAAAGACTTGTTTCCACACATGTGGTTGCTGCAACCCGAATCTAAATACCAAGTATCACCTGATGAATTCTCCTTCTTGTCGATGTAAGCCATCAAGAGCATTTCTCCTTCAGTCTCAGCAAAATTTACCTTGGTTTCCTTCTCTTTATCAGGGCATTCATACTAATAGTGGCCAAGATTGTGACAATGGTAACATTCCACACTCGTCTTATTAAATTGTACTCCTTGATTGTAGGGAAGTTAGCGTCCTTTGCCTCTGCCTCTGCCTTGAAATCCCTCAAGTCCTCTACCTCTTCCTAGAGAAGTAGTTCCTTTATAAGTAGTGACCTTCAAGGCTTGCTCCTTTACAGCATATTTGGTCATCCTCTACTCATGAACTAACAATAAGCTTTGCAACATATCAATCGAAAGACTATCAATGtcatttgattcttcaatggcACACACCACATAATCAAATTTGTGTGTCATTGAGTGAAGAATTTTTTCAATGACTGCAACATCTTCCAAACTCTCTCCATAAATGCgcattttatttgtaattgacAGTGTTCTTGCAAAGTAATCATTAACTGACTCTCCTTCCTTCATGTGAAGTATTTTAAACTCTTTGCGAAGAGCTTGGAGTTGTGCACGTTTCACTCGTGCAGTGCCTTGGTACTTCTTCTTCATCGAATCCCAGATGTCTTTAGCAGTGTCCTTCTTTAGAATGGTTTTGAGAATGGCACGATCTATTGCTTGAAACAAATAATTCCTTCTTCAAATCCTTCAATCTCTGATCCTCCAACGTTTGTCTTTGTGCTTCTGTCAAAACAATCTCACTAGCAGGCTCAACAATGCCAGTTTCCACGAGAGTCCAGTATTCCTTGAATCGCAGAAAATTTTCCATCAACACACTCCAATGATCATAATGACCATTGAAGCGTGGAATCACAAGTTGTACAAAGTTGTTTTCAGAAGCCATTGAATATCTTGTTGCGGCAAGAATGAAAGTTGCTGCTTTTTCAAATCAAGCCCCGGTGAAAGGCTTTGATACCACTTGTTGTAAAATTAAGTTTGCAGAATGAGTAAAGGGAAATTATGCGGTATAATTCATTTGACATAAAGTCCAGTTAAACACAAAATGTAAGTAACTAAAAGCTAGAAAATAAAGCGACATTTATTCCCACAATTAACATCACTTAATAATCAGGGGTTTTctaatgaataagaaaaaaaaaatcaacagtcTTCCTAACTGATAGGAATTTATTGAATTACAAAAAACAGCTAAAATCTTAACAGGGGGAACCTGGTTTTTTGTATTGAAGCTTAAcatctcgagttcgagtcagggcgtaaacctcttgtaagagcctgggacagccggggttttactcactcacctagacccacaaagtgcgctttccgggggatgaggtttcctcgaatcaaaaaaaaaatgcattgagTTGTCTGAGAATGCTGTCCTCTCTTCCATTTCCACTCTGATGGTGCCAAAATCTGGTAAGACTTTAAGAGTCTGTCGTATGGGCTGCTTTTACCCAACTAGGTATGCGATTGAATGGTTACTGCTCTCCCGATCTGCCAAGGCAAGGGCAATAAAAGCCCGAGGAGGTTTATGGAGGAAACACTCTTAACACTGAACATGTCAAATATATACTGGAAGGGAGCAGAAAAAATTGAGGAGAAGTATGTCTTGCTCACTGCCACTTTGCTATTGCTGCTGGGCTGGCCGTTGGATTTGCCTCTGTTGGACCTGGGCCAAGCTGTAGAAACTGTAgcgagacagagagagagatagagtaTTAGAAGTCGTGGATTTTGCTCAACATGGAGTGTTGTTATTGTAagaattgattttataaatcatgTAATGTGCTAtttaatatctaattaaatgtGAGGCCACTTGTATTtggaattaaaagttaaaatcatATTGGAATTTATAATCTAATATCAATAATttagtataaaatattaacatttttaaaaaaatcaattaaaagtgaatgaaaatttcttataaaaaacttttgaatAGCAAAAATTTAAGATCCAAAATGACTTTGTGAATTCAACAGTAGGTTCCTGGGCTTATCCGTTTGGGcttaaatttgattaataaaatttttattattattaaatacttattttattattaatttttcaatccctaaaatatattagttttttttaaagtagaaGTTGTTGGAATCCTGTAAaccttattaaaattaattttttttgtattaagtAATGAAAAGTTTtaagaacaaataaataattacaacATCAAAGTTGTcgaatactatatatatatatatatatatatatatatatatatatatatatatatatgcgtgCGCCACCAATAGCCAATGCCCTATTCTTACGATTCATAGctagaatatttaaaagtatggttgtgattattttttaaagtattttttattagaaaaaacatcaaaataatattttttttatttttaaaaaattatttttgacatcagcacatcaaaataatatgaaaacaccaaaaaaatattaatttgaagtaaaaaaataaataaatttaaattttttaaaaaatatttttaaaatgcaaaaacaaaccgGGTCTAAAATACCCTTCTAAAAAACTAAGCATGattctcataaatattttaatttccgAAGGGCAACAAAGCAGTGTCATGTTGCCCGGCCCTTGCTGGCTTTTATACGAAACAAGGTCACGTCGGTCAAATAATTATTAGAGCATGTGGTAAGCGGCCAAATGAATACAATTTACTAAGATCGACATTGGACCTGCATCTTAGTGAAGGAGACCAGCATCATCAtgtcatataaaaaacataagattAACAACTCTTGTAGCTTATTTAATTCACTTTGGTGTATTTCTCCTGCATCTTTGACTTGCTCTTCAGGCTTCCTTCGCCTCCTTCAAGAAACATTTCCTCTCTCTATTTGCTGTATTGCGGCCTGCACGATGATGTTCTTCCCACTTATATTGAATTCTTACATTAAGATTTGTTCATTTTACAACTTACTTTATGGTCGGGGAAAAGCATGATTTCGACTGTTTGACTCGTGTGtgtagtttaatttatttattcacttaCTTACTTGTGAGCTGGTGAGTAGCGGTTCGAGAATGGCTAAAAAAACTCCAATTTATTGCATTTAGTTATACAATTCATTCAACATGATGGCTGTTTACATTTCGAGGTTTgacttttaacttttaaaattaaaagataatgaataataatatattgtaaTGACTCATCATATTaagttatataataaataactaTTTAACAGGTGATCCAGTGATAAGAGTTTTAAATTAAGGGATTTGCTCTGCTTATAGTTTTAGATTCGAGTTCTATGATTACTAATATGATAGTCACTAGAGCCctatatagtcgttaacttcaggacccgtggattagtcgaggtatgtACAAATTGATCCGGacacctatattaataaaaaaaaaattatatgatttaaaaaatttaaaaattaaatatcattgaaATTAAACCTTATTGACACGAGGGGGGTTAATAgtataactcttttttttccaaaaaaaaatacaaaggggATAAAATCTTACGAATCAAGGGCctatttgtaaagaaaaataaataaaagaataaaatgatttttcattaacCATTGAgatcactactagaaaattaaaaaaaaaaaacggaaacatcgacaaaaaaaaatatcccagATTCCTTTCCTTcagaaatttcaaatatttcctCACCTAATAACGCCTCCTAAGaattcacaaaaaaacaaaacaaataataataataattcatttcaTTAGACTATTAGAGGGGGGACATGTACCAGACTTGCCCCCAGAGTTTGAGGGCACGTGATTGtatttcataaatataataatattattatttatgaaataaaatgcaatATGAAAGAAATCAAGCAATCACATTattataaatgttattattatattaaaagcatgataacatatatatatatatatatagagaggtGGTCCTCACTGGACCGTAAAGCCCCATGTATCGATAATAGattgaaaaaggcattgaaaaagCGAACTATTTTATTAAACCAGCAGCAATGGCTTTGGATTTTTCTATCCACGAAACCTAACTTTCACGCTAGGTAGGTGCTCAAACTGCAAAGTAACAAAATACTCGTAATAACCACACACCCCAACGACCAGCACGTGTTTCCATCTTCCCCCACCTAAATTTCTACCCCTTCTTGCATTTCAtaaattcaccaaaaaaatgTTACTCGTGTATTTCCCATTATTGAAGGTTTATGTATGGTAAATCACTAAAGACTTCGTACgaatgttttatatattaacttttatttGCTTACATTTTATTTCCTCGATTAATCCCCTCGAAATTCTatccaacaaattaaaaaaataaatttacttttataaatacataaaaaaatcattcacgTTTCACCAACCATATTATTTCACATCTCCCCTCGTTTCTCTCCTTTGCCACCTTACTTGGATCGCTACCacacaatttttctttcttgttgttatttgaagaataatataaatcatatcatgggACCTtatctaacagcttaagcttttaggctgagatggttctttgacatggtatcagagtcttgatgatcaagcggttacgagttcgaatctcaccatccctatttatttgataaaaattaagcacaaagtaAAGTGatatgtgcaagtttcaagcccaaatgactttcacttgaggggggtgttggagaataatataaatcatattatgtaacctcacctaacaacttaaatttttaagttgaaatggttctttgataATTATTCGGTTAAAATCcgataattttaacatttacaaTTCAATTTTGACCGAAATCAGATGGTGCTAAGCCAAGTTCTTAACAACATTGACTAAATCTATTGGAAACCATATATATGCTAGTCAAAACATTTTCAAGAGGATTGATTAAAGCCCCTAAGGCATGTTCAGCTGCTAATTAAAGTCTTGTTGTATGCCTGTAGATCGTATATAAAACATTTTGGGCATATGCCAACAAAGGTACATGCATGTGCTCCTTAAATTCTTGTAGCATTTAAGGGAACAAATCCATCTTTAATCATGTGGGTTTTGCAAGTGGAGAGTTTATCTTATCACCTTCGAACATAATCTTTGAATATTATGTTAGTTTATCTTCCTACAGATCATCAATTCATGTTCTGTAAATTGTAACCCTTCTTTGTTCTCAATTTTACTCTTGATTTACAGGTTATTTGATTGCATTCGAAAGTACAGAAATGAAAACGagatttgcattgttttttgcaagtaactttttttaattttttaatttgtttttaaaaagctttaagttaatattttttattttttaatatactaatatcaaaaataaaaaaatattattttaatatattttcaagtaaaaaaaatattttaaaaacatctacAAAATTCGAGTCATGACCTCATTCAACATGGAAATAACAACGGATACTTTATATATTCTTGTACAAAGTGTTCAAAATGTATCTAATCTCAAATCTTCACGATCCTGGCAGACCACTCAATGCCTTTTCAAAGGATATTATGCGTTGGGAGCTAGGGAAACTCGAGCATtaaaaatgttatatatatagtaaatttgtaataaattgtttaaaaactcattttgtAAAGTAAAATTACGTACGcatgtaatttataaaatgtaaagTTTAATAAACGAAGAGTACGTTGTTATGTTAAGTGTGCAGCGTTCATGTATATGAGGCAATAATTTATACCATGCAATGTATATATTTACTAGTGggagaataattaatttctttcatattaaaaaactttCTCCTAAGgcatgatattattatattgctGTACGTATATttggtatattttttatataaaaaaattgcaaaacttTTGTAAACTTTGGTGGGACCACGGTCCTAACTCCATTGTTTTCCATAATCCATATTAATTGATCGAGGTTGATTTGTAAGCTTATAGAAAGGTAGCGAAAGCACGAACATGTAAGAGAGAGAAGTTTAAATAAAGTTAGATAATCacgcatgtttttttttaatataaaaaatattagtattgttattaaattaaaaaatattttttattattttttttattaaaataaattttaattgcaaAATAAATGGCTAATATATACATTCCatgaaataatttaagaattatatgtgtcaataaataataaaaatatatgtcaatctaaatcaaagattaattaaaaaaataaaaataaaaatatacgttaagatatttgatctatCTCGCGTGtagcttttcaaaaaaatttatctaattatagAATAACATTTCCTTTAAACATATATAAGTCATTGTAAATAAGCACAAAACAtgtatttcttgattttaatttttttttaatgcatctcTTGGTTATATTAACGAATGCAAACTTTGTAACTagaatcattattttaaaaaaaaaattataattgttaaagcaagttaaaaaaatatatcaaatagtatgttcaaattttatgtgtgactaaaagctaaaaaacactataaatgtgataaaataatgtttaaaatttatttaaaaaaattaaaacaaataaaaatattttgaattgaattttaatgaacaatttataatattatttaataa is a window encoding:
- the LOC133683114 gene encoding CASP-like protein 4U1 → MERNSNSNSCPKVVYEKIYKAVTVSPAFQAVRRISSRPRDPRPDSPAPNSSPPPPPPPFSKKIIDNQPQTYSPKKHRKSAESAKRHDTPRNREAAETVPVNFDFQSQSIPANGKSKSTTPHPPIPKTTQVASRVIEPEAKTSSMAVVQSPSQGNRANHPKLESPQHNKLEEGNDKPGMHIEDRFTDYIKRARIKIRTLSNAGHEKQHASPGQDKFTDYINRAKVKLRTTSSIGGGKS